In Phoenix dactylifera cultivar Barhee BC4 chromosome 11, palm_55x_up_171113_PBpolish2nd_filt_p, whole genome shotgun sequence, the following are encoded in one genomic region:
- the LOC103724113 gene encoding uncharacterized protein At5g50100, chloroplastic isoform X2: MACRAILPRLPLRPLILASSASSSPFTISSRPPSHSLRAFRCHVRSEAKLETVTQSEEDTCTSKPWKIKMLYDGDCPLCMREVNMLKERNKLYGAIKFVDISSEDYSPEENQGLDYKTAMGRIHAILSDGAVVRDVEVARIANAIYSVWAKYRLQITGRPPLEDILESRQKKRAEACSDDKICKM, translated from the exons atggCGTGCAGAGCAATTCTTCCTCGCCTGCCTCTCCGTCCTCTGATCTTGGCTTCTTCGGCGTCCAGCTCTCCGTTCACAATCTCATCACGCCCCCCTTCCCATTCCCTTCGTG CTTTCAGATGTCATGTTCGTTCAGAAGCCAAGTTGGAAACAGTGACACAATCAGAGGAAGACACTTGTACATCTAAGCCATGGAAgattaaaatgctatatgatggggATTGCCCACTTTGTATGCGTGAG GTAAACATGCTTAAGGagaggaataaactctatggagCTATAAAATTTGTTGACATAAGTTCAGAGGATTACTCCCCTGAGGAGAACCAGGGCCTTGACTATAAAACT GCAATGGGAAGAATCCATGCAATTCTTTCGGATGGAGCTGTTGTAAGGGATGTTGAA GTGGCTAGAATAGCAAATGCTATCTACAGTGTTTGGGCCAAGTACCGTTTGCAAATTACAG GTCGACCTCCATTGGAAGACATCCTGGAATCAAGACAGAAAAAAAGA GCTGAAGCATGCAGCGATGATAAAATCTGTAAGATGTGA
- the LOC103724113 gene encoding uncharacterized protein At5g50100, chloroplastic isoform X3 codes for MLYDGDCPLCMREVNMLKERNKLYGAIKFVDISSEDYSPEENQGLDYKTAMGRIHAILSDGAVVRDVEAFRRLYEEVDLGWVYAITQYEPVARIANAIYSVWAKYRLQITGRPPLEDILESRQKKRAEACSDDKICKM; via the exons atgctatatgatggggATTGCCCACTTTGTATGCGTGAG GTAAACATGCTTAAGGagaggaataaactctatggagCTATAAAATTTGTTGACATAAGTTCAGAGGATTACTCCCCTGAGGAGAACCAGGGCCTTGACTATAAAACT GCAATGGGAAGAATCCATGCAATTCTTTCGGATGGAGCTGTTGTAAGGGATGTTGAA GCATTTAGAAGATTGTATGAGGAAGTTGATCTTGGATGGGTTTATGCCATCACACAATATGAGCCA GTGGCTAGAATAGCAAATGCTATCTACAGTGTTTGGGCCAAGTACCGTTTGCAAATTACAG GTCGACCTCCATTGGAAGACATCCTGGAATCAAGACAGAAAAAAAGA GCTGAAGCATGCAGCGATGATAAAATCTGTAAGATGTGA
- the LOC103724114 gene encoding uncharacterized protein LOC103724114 has product MSSSASMVSAGPSLDDCLKLLRGERDEQKLAGLLLATKFCQGDDNASILEVYQAVGPRFLDRLLLTGMGKATGGVKGGEDREAYLRLALTVLAGFCRVTEIASSEEMVSKVPLVAEIVSKSSDPSIFEECYEYLLLVATASENSITKFYEPRVMDMLAPHISTLTDGSRSLELAMRLLQLVVNKLSVDMLNTENLTGISCMVASIAKQFAVLQNAFKFDALHLLTTLLSSNNTLLHGALRSTESKIWAAQIRIGIMTVLQNRVVSAEKLQALLLAESMMSIVGENWLLECSKLNENGDQDPLPVDKFLLLVLESSRIEVAVLLNELAYLKYEASKSSSNTAETIVQKQRNLAISFSLIEKIIKLISNICGAEGHPIINERTLTKAIAGLNETINLVLDFLQDSKDHGQRKGDDLLAAVRIIGSYLAETPLACKEKTRDLLGYILSIEGENESSPFYSICFLLPMLCQITMEVDGCKALASFEGHIAVVECLVKMIGRYGTMVEDNGPIFLACDTILNFLLNRNELQVKLEGSQFIHLLKALALWTESSNDPFIDMMASSICALVFDLTSEESLLNSPGFDRSSIDILSRLLVRCLNEGETSNNAEDQVDLHQIITAGYHRWADRFPHVRNTFEHVKNTRRC; this is encoded by the exons ATGTCCTCCTCCGCTTCCATG GTGTCCGCTGGTCCCTCTCTGGACGACTGCTTGAAGCTTCTGAGAGGAGAGCGGGACGAGCAGAAGCTCGCCGGTCTCCTCCTCGCCACCAAGTTCTGTCAGGGGGACGACAACGCCTCCATTCTCGAGGTTTATCAAGCCGTCGGCCCTCGATTCCTCGACCGTCTTCTGCTCACTG GAATGGGCAAAGCAACCGGGGGTGTTAAGGGTGGCGAGGATCGGGAAGCTTATTTGCGGCTTGCTCTTACTGTTCTTGCGGGGTTTTGTCGGGTAACAGAGATTGCTTCATCAGAGGAAATGGTCTCTAAAGTTCCTCTTGTGGCGGAAATCGTATCAAAATC GTCAGACCCATCAATTTTTGAGGAATGCTATGAATATCTATTGTTGGTTGCAACAGCTTCAGAAAACAGTATCACAAAATTTTATGAGCCTAGAGTAATGGACATGCTAGCTCCACATATCTCTACTTTGACTGATG GTTCTCGGTCTTTGGAGCTTGCCATGCGACTGCTGCAGTTGGTTGTCAATAAGCTATCTGTGGACATGTTGAATACTGAAAACCTAACAGGCATCTCATGCATG GTGGCTTCTATTGCCAAACAATTTGCTGTCCTGCAAAATGCTTTCAAATTTGATGCGTTGCACCTACTCACTACTCTTTTGTCCTCAAATAACACT CTACTTCATGGTGCTCTAAGGTCGACGGAAAGCAAAATTTGGGCAGCTCAAATACGTATTGGTATTATGACGGTCCTTCAAAACCGTGTTG TGTCTGCTGAAAAGCTTCAGGCGCTTCTTCTGGCTGAGTCCATGATGTCTATAGTTGGTGAAAACTGGCTGCTGGAATGCAGTAAATTGAATGAAAATGGTGACCAGGATCCTTTGCCAGTTGACAA GTTTTTGTTACTTGTACTTGAGTCTTCACGGATTGAAGTCGCTGTTCTTCTCAATGAACTTGCCTACTTGAAATATGAAGCTTCTAAAAGTTCTTCAAATACTGCTGAAACCATTGTCCAGAAGCAGAGAAATCTGGCTATATCATTTTCATTGATAGAGAAGATCATTAAACTAATTTCAAATATTTGTGGGGCAGAAG GTCACCCTATCATCAATGAAAGGACCTTGACGAAGGCGATTGCTGGACTCAATGAGACAATAAATTTAGTACTTGATTTTTTACAAGATTCCAAG GATCACGGACAGAGAAAAGGAGATGATCTTTTAGCTGCAGTACGAATAATTGGAAG TTATCTTGCAGAAACACCCTTGGCATGCAAGGAAAAGACTCGGGATCTCTTAGGATATATTCTCTCAATTGAAGGTGAAAATGAATCAAG CCCCTTTTACTCCATCTGCTTCTTGCTTCCAATGTTGTGTCAAATAACCATGGAGGTTGATGGATGCAAGGCCTTGGCTTCATTTGAAGGACATATTGCT GTGGTAGAATGCCTTGTGAAAATGATTGGAAGATATGGAACGATGGTGGAGGATAATGGTCCAATATTCCTGGCATGTGATACAATCCTGAACTTTCTACTTAAC aGAAATGAACTTCAGGTTAAACTGGAGGGTTCTCAATTCATCCATCTGTTAAAAGCATTAGCCTTGTGGACTG AGAGTAGCAATGATCCATTCATTGACATGATGGCTTCAAGCATCTGCGCTTTGGTATTTGACTTAACATCAGAGGAATCTCTTTTAAACAGTCCCGGATTTGACAGAAGTAGCATCGATATTTTATCTCGGCTCCTTGTAAGATGTTTGAATGAG GGGGAGACAAGCAACAATGCAGAGGACCAAGTAGACCTCCATCAGATAATTACTGCAG GGTACCATCGGTGGGCTGATCGGTTCCCACATGTTAGAAATACTTTTGAGCATGTGAAGAACACTCGAAG ATGTTGA
- the LOC103724113 gene encoding uncharacterized protein At5g50100, chloroplastic isoform X1: protein MACRAILPRLPLRPLILASSASSSPFTISSRPPSHSLRAFRCHVRSEAKLETVTQSEEDTCTSKPWKIKMLYDGDCPLCMREVNMLKERNKLYGAIKFVDISSEDYSPEENQGLDYKTAMGRIHAILSDGAVVRDVEAFRRLYEEVDLGWVYAITQYEPVARIANAIYSVWAKYRLQITGRPPLEDILESRQKKRAEACSDDKICKM, encoded by the exons atggCGTGCAGAGCAATTCTTCCTCGCCTGCCTCTCCGTCCTCTGATCTTGGCTTCTTCGGCGTCCAGCTCTCCGTTCACAATCTCATCACGCCCCCCTTCCCATTCCCTTCGTG CTTTCAGATGTCATGTTCGTTCAGAAGCCAAGTTGGAAACAGTGACACAATCAGAGGAAGACACTTGTACATCTAAGCCATGGAAgattaaaatgctatatgatggggATTGCCCACTTTGTATGCGTGAG GTAAACATGCTTAAGGagaggaataaactctatggagCTATAAAATTTGTTGACATAAGTTCAGAGGATTACTCCCCTGAGGAGAACCAGGGCCTTGACTATAAAACT GCAATGGGAAGAATCCATGCAATTCTTTCGGATGGAGCTGTTGTAAGGGATGTTGAA GCATTTAGAAGATTGTATGAGGAAGTTGATCTTGGATGGGTTTATGCCATCACACAATATGAGCCA GTGGCTAGAATAGCAAATGCTATCTACAGTGTTTGGGCCAAGTACCGTTTGCAAATTACAG GTCGACCTCCATTGGAAGACATCCTGGAATCAAGACAGAAAAAAAGA GCTGAAGCATGCAGCGATGATAAAATCTGTAAGATGTGA